One Dokdonia sp. Dokd-P16 genomic window carries:
- a CDS encoding DsrE family protein, with translation MKYTFLLFLSLAFAKAYAQQPVSTPGNVISEFGKTYEVDNPDFKTDTTAIFKVVFDVAKAPENPSQRNPYIETMARFLNMQEKAGVPVANMNIRAAIHGQAAYGMLTNELYKEKFGVDNPNIELLEALKEANVSLILCGQTAGARNITKERRLKMIDVGLSAMTVLSQSQMEGYTLIAF, from the coding sequence ATGAAATATACTTTCTTACTTTTTTTAAGTCTCGCTTTCGCGAAAGCGTATGCTCAACAACCCGTATCTACTCCTGGTAATGTCATAAGTGAGTTCGGAAAAACCTATGAGGTTGACAATCCAGATTTTAAAACAGATACTACGGCTATTTTCAAAGTAGTGTTTGATGTGGCAAAAGCACCTGAAAATCCAAGTCAGCGCAATCCATACATCGAGACAATGGCTAGATTTCTTAACATGCAAGAGAAAGCAGGAGTTCCCGTTGCAAATATGAATATACGCGCTGCTATCCATGGACAAGCAGCCTATGGAATGCTTACCAATGAATTATATAAAGAGAAATTTGGCGTAGATAATCCTAATATTGAATTACTAGAAGCCTTAAAAGAAGCAAACGTATCACTCATCCTTTGTGGTCAAACTGCTGGAGCGCGTAATATTACTAAAGAGCGAAGACTGAAAATGATTGATGTAGGACTTTCGGCAATGACAGTTTTAAGTCAATCGCAAATGGAAGGTTACACGCTCATTGCTTTTTAA
- a CDS encoding Brp/Blh family beta-carotene 15,15'-dioxygenase translates to MKKIHNITIIGSFAGLWVATLFSTKVELILGFLLILTFGIIHGSNDILLIEKLFTKEKKRNFLKSLFFYVLTVLLTFLAFYTIPSITVILFIIFSAYHFGEQHWESKVDSKHKLLSTILQLSYGALILMILFYFNEQQVESIVMAITGVTFPHLFLLYSLYIVLAVFIITGAILTYKSDSFKKLILKELFFLGLLIVIFKMSSLIWGFTIYFVLWHSLPSLFEQIHFIYGRFTNQTIWLYIKNALPYWIISIIGIGLSYFWLKESVLFFAIFFSFIAAVTFPHSLIISLMFKKKNNNNKTP, encoded by the coding sequence ATGAAAAAAATTCATAATATCACAATTATAGGCAGTTTTGCAGGATTATGGGTTGCCACACTATTTTCTACTAAAGTTGAGCTGATTTTGGGTTTTTTACTTATTCTCACCTTTGGTATCATACACGGATCAAATGATATATTATTAATAGAGAAGTTATTTACTAAGGAGAAAAAAAGGAACTTCCTTAAATCGCTCTTCTTTTATGTGCTTACAGTGTTGCTTACTTTTCTAGCATTTTATACCATCCCTTCTATCACAGTAATTCTATTTATCATTTTTAGCGCATATCATTTTGGTGAACAGCACTGGGAGTCTAAAGTTGATTCAAAACACAAGTTATTATCCACTATACTACAACTCAGTTATGGGGCGCTTATACTCATGATATTGTTTTATTTTAATGAGCAGCAAGTGGAGAGTATTGTTATGGCAATTACTGGAGTAACTTTTCCTCATTTATTTCTCTTATACTCCTTATACATTGTGCTCGCAGTATTTATTATAACAGGAGCCATACTAACTTATAAAAGTGATAGTTTTAAAAAACTCATATTAAAAGAACTCTTCTTTTTAGGCTTGCTTATTGTAATCTTCAAAATGTCATCTCTCATCTGGGGTTTTACTATATACTTCGTGTTGTGGCATAGTCTTCCATCTCTTTTTGAACAAATACACTTTATATACGGTAGATTTACTAATCAAACTATCTGGCTCTATATAAAAAATGCGTTGCCTTATTGGATTATTTCAATCATCGGGATTGGTTTAAGCTACTTTTGGCTTAAGGAAAGTGTGCTTTTCTTTGCAATTTTCTTTTCCTTTATCGCCGCAGTGACATTTCCACACTCGTTGATTATATCATTGATGTTCAAAAAGAAAAACAATAACAACAAAACTCCATAA
- a CDS encoding ABC transporter permease: protein MNLEYFIAKRLSSATSYKSSASSTIIKIAIVAIAIGMVMMLISIATGLGLQREIRQKVSAFSGDIVVSNFDGNNSEETTNPISIDQDFYPDFNAVPEVTHVQAITVKAGVIRTAETFEGVIYKGLGDDYDWNRIEEYIVEGRKPELTGALNNETIFSTYLANRLGFKVGDKAIIQFVNKDNTRFRPRALEIVGLYESAYQEFDKVYIMGDRRHLTRINNWEKDEVGAFEVFVDDFDNLEALNNKVYENSGSTLRSISVIQSNYNIFEWIKLFDFNIILIIVIMILIAGINMIVALLVLVLERTKMIGVLKALGASDWSVRKIFIYNAMYLIGLGLFWGNLIGLGILYAQKIFGFVKLDPSTYYVSEAPVLIDFWHILSLNVGVFVVCVLILLIPSYIITKISPVKAIRFE, encoded by the coding sequence TTGAATTTAGAGTATTTTATAGCCAAACGCCTAAGTAGCGCGACATCGTATAAAAGTAGTGCTTCCAGTACGATAATTAAAATTGCTATCGTAGCAATTGCGATTGGAATGGTGATGATGCTTATATCGATTGCTACAGGACTAGGACTCCAGCGAGAGATAAGACAAAAAGTGTCTGCCTTTTCTGGAGATATTGTCGTGTCAAATTTTGACGGAAATAATAGTGAAGAGACGACAAATCCAATTTCTATAGATCAAGATTTTTACCCAGATTTTAACGCAGTACCAGAGGTTACACATGTACAAGCAATTACTGTAAAAGCTGGCGTTATAAGGACTGCAGAAACCTTTGAAGGAGTAATATATAAAGGGTTGGGTGATGATTATGACTGGAATCGTATCGAGGAATATATAGTAGAAGGCAGAAAACCAGAACTTACGGGAGCGCTTAATAATGAGACTATCTTTAGTACGTATCTAGCAAACCGCTTAGGCTTTAAAGTAGGTGATAAAGCTATCATACAATTTGTAAATAAAGATAACACGCGTTTTAGACCGAGGGCCTTAGAGATTGTAGGACTTTATGAAAGTGCATATCAAGAGTTTGATAAAGTGTACATTATGGGTGATCGCCGTCACCTTACCCGTATTAATAACTGGGAGAAAGATGAGGTAGGAGCTTTTGAGGTTTTTGTAGATGATTTTGATAATCTTGAGGCACTGAATAATAAGGTGTATGAAAACTCTGGTTCTACTTTAAGATCTATCTCTGTAATACAGAGTAATTACAATATTTTTGAGTGGATTAAACTATTTGATTTCAATATCATTTTAATCATTGTTATCATGATATTGATTGCTGGTATTAATATGATTGTGGCGCTGCTTGTACTAGTGCTAGAGCGTACAAAAATGATAGGAGTACTCAAGGCACTTGGAGCGTCAGACTGGAGTGTGCGTAAGATTTTTATTTATAATGCAATGTACTTAATAGGTCTTGGGCTCTTCTGGGGTAATCTTATAGGCTTAGGAATATTATATGCTCAGAAAATATTTGGTTTTGTAAAGCTTGATCCATCCACATACTATGTAAGTGAGGCGCCAGTGCTTATAGACTTTTGGCATATTCTATCTCTTAATGTAGGTGTGTTTGTCGTGTGTGTTCTTATACTTCTTATCCCATCTTATATCATAACTAAAATAAGCCCAGTAAAAGCAATACGTTTTGAGTAA
- a CDS encoding exo-beta-N-acetylmuramidase NamZ domain-containing protein, which yields MLTLLISCANSGGDSNAFAKAEFKKETVLQETPSQEPIVTAANRTALYLPLLKDKKVGVVTNKSGLIFKSTPHTEKESTHLVDSLISSLITVTRVFSPEHGFRGDVDAGEQVKDGKDPKTGLNIISLYGKNKKPSQEQLEELDVILFDIQDVGVRFYTYISTLTYVMEAAAEKGIPVIVLDRPNPNAHYIDGPTLEKEHSSFLGMHEVPLVYGMTIGEYAMMVNGEGWLKNKMQCDITVIPLENWDYTTPYSLPTRPSPNLPNDKSINLYPSLGFFEGTTINAGRGTEMQFQIFGAPDFSPSNFTYSYTPQPNFGSKDPKHNGQLCYGMDLRDQEYMSRVNLEWVIEAYTASTDKKNFFKTASFTLHAGNKKLQQQIQDGYTFKEIKRDWIKDIENFKNIRKQYLMYE from the coding sequence ATGCTCACACTGCTTATTTCTTGTGCAAATAGCGGTGGAGATAGTAACGCTTTCGCGAAAGCGGAATTTAAAAAAGAAACTGTACTACAAGAAACTCCTTCTCAAGAACCCATCGTTACCGCTGCCAATAGGACAGCGCTCTACTTACCGTTACTTAAAGATAAAAAAGTAGGTGTAGTAACTAACAAAAGTGGACTCATATTTAAAAGCACTCCGCATACTGAAAAGGAAAGTACACACCTAGTAGATTCTCTTATCTCAAGCTTGATTACAGTTACACGTGTTTTCTCACCAGAACATGGATTTCGCGGTGATGTAGATGCTGGAGAGCAAGTAAAAGATGGTAAAGATCCAAAGACTGGTCTCAATATTATCTCTCTTTACGGTAAAAACAAGAAACCAAGCCAGGAACAACTAGAAGAACTCGATGTAATCCTCTTTGACATACAAGATGTGGGTGTTCGATTTTATACCTATATATCTACACTCACCTACGTAATGGAAGCCGCTGCCGAGAAAGGAATTCCTGTGATTGTACTAGACAGACCTAACCCTAACGCTCATTACATAGACGGTCCTACGCTAGAAAAGGAGCACTCCAGTTTCTTAGGGATGCATGAAGTGCCTTTAGTGTATGGTATGACCATAGGTGAATATGCGATGATGGTGAATGGTGAGGGCTGGCTCAAAAATAAAATGCAATGTGATATTACGGTGATTCCATTAGAAAATTGGGATTACACGACTCCATATTCTTTACCTACGCGTCCTTCTCCTAATTTACCTAATGATAAAAGTATTAACCTCTACCCTAGCCTAGGCTTCTTTGAAGGAACTACCATTAATGCCGGAAGAGGAACAGAAATGCAGTTTCAAATCTTTGGGGCTCCAGATTTTTCACCTAGCAATTTTACATATTCTTACACTCCTCAGCCTAACTTTGGCTCAAAAGATCCTAAACATAATGGACAGCTTTGTTATGGCATGGACTTACGCGATCAAGAGTACATGAGCCGTGTAAATCTTGAGTGGGTCATAGAAGCTTATACCGCAAGTACTGATAAAAAGAACTTCTTTAAAACCGCTAGTTTCACGCTTCATGCAGGTAATAAAAAATTACAGCAGCAAATTCAAGATGGATATACCTTTAAAGAGATTAAACGTGACTGGATAAAGGATATAGAAAACTTTAAAAACATACGTAAGCAGTACCTTATGTATGAATAA
- a CDS encoding bacteriorhodopsin-like — protein sequence MKFLLLLLADPTKLDPSDYVGFTFFVGAMAMMAASAFFFLSLNQFNKKWRTSVLVSGLITFIAAVHYWYMRDYWFAIQESPTFFRYVDWVLTVPLMCVEFYLILKVAGAKPALMWKLILFSVIMLVTGYFGEAVFQDQAALWGAISGAAYFYIVYEIWLGSAKKLAVAAGGDILKAHKILCWFVLVGWAIYPLGYMLGTDGWYTSILGKGSVDVAYNIADAINKIGFGLVIYALAVKKNEVDVV from the coding sequence ATGAAATTTTTATTACTATTACTGGCCGACCCTACAAAACTTGATCCAAGTGATTATGTAGGATTTACATTCTTTGTGGGTGCGATGGCGATGATGGCAGCTTCTGCTTTCTTTTTTCTATCGCTTAACCAATTTAACAAGAAGTGGCGAACCTCAGTCCTTGTATCTGGTTTAATTACTTTTATTGCCGCAGTGCACTACTGGTACATGAGAGATTACTGGTTTGCTATTCAAGAGTCTCCTACATTTTTTAGATATGTAGACTGGGTGCTTACCGTTCCATTAATGTGTGTTGAATTCTACTTAATCTTAAAAGTAGCTGGTGCAAAACCTGCACTTATGTGGAAGCTTATCTTATTCTCAGTTATCATGTTAGTAACAGGATACTTTGGAGAAGCGGTATTCCAAGATCAAGCAGCATTATGGGGAGCTATTTCTGGAGCTGCATATTTCTATATAGTATATGAAATATGGTTAGGAAGCGCAAAGAAACTTGCAGTTGCTGCTGGTGGAGATATTCTTAAAGCACATAAAATACTATGCTGGTTCGTACTCGTAGGTTGGGCTATTTATCCATTAGGATATATGCTAGGTACAGATGGATGGTACACGAGCATATTAGGAAAAGGAAGTGTAGATGTCGCTTATAACATTGCAGATGCTATCAATAAGATAGGGTTTGGACTAGTGATTTATGCACTAGCTGTAAAAAAGAATGAAGTTGATGTTGTTTAA
- a CDS encoding M1 family metallopeptidase translates to MRLLFTLVFSFITLSVFSQEATRQDSLRGSITPQRAWWDLVHYDLSVTVMPESKSLMGTNIMTYRVLEEGTTELQIDLQSPMELTAVMQDGHSLNVRSEGAAHFIQLESAQKAGELKAIRLSFEGKPRAAVNPPWDGGITWQQDSNGKHFIASSNQGIGSSVWWPNRDHPADEVDSLDMHVTVPKDLVDVSNGRLVGIDSTTSSKTYHWAVRNPINNYGVNLNIGDYVNFSEVYKGENGQLEMSYWVLREDEEKARAQFTQAPMMMEAFEHWFGPYPFYEDSFKLVQAPYLGMEHQSSVTYGNKFENGYLGRDLSGTGQGLKFDFIIIHESGHEWFANNITNKDVADMWIHESFTNYSENLYLDYHFGKDAASEYVIGLRKNIRNDRPIIGTYDVNRSGSGDMYYKGANMLHTIRTIVNNDELWRETLRGLNKEFYHKTTTSAMVEDFMSKKLNQNLTPIFDQYLRTVKIPTFEYKVSKKKLSYRYTNVISDFSMPLSIKINGTLQWLAPTDQWQEFKMSKKIIDMSIPEDFYIHTRKL, encoded by the coding sequence ATGCGCTTACTATTTACCCTAGTTTTTTCTTTTATCACACTATCTGTGTTTTCTCAAGAGGCTACCCGTCAAGACAGCCTTCGCGGATCAATCACTCCACAAAGAGCCTGGTGGGACCTTGTTCATTATGATCTTTCTGTTACGGTGATGCCAGAATCAAAATCTTTAATGGGCACTAATATAATGACCTATCGTGTACTAGAAGAAGGCACGACCGAGTTACAAATAGATCTTCAATCCCCTATGGAGCTCACAGCAGTAATGCAAGACGGACACTCTCTTAACGTGCGTTCTGAAGGTGCGGCCCATTTTATACAACTAGAATCTGCTCAAAAAGCAGGAGAACTAAAAGCAATAAGATTAAGCTTTGAAGGTAAACCTCGCGCTGCTGTAAACCCACCATGGGATGGCGGTATCACTTGGCAGCAAGATAGTAACGGCAAACATTTTATCGCGTCTTCAAATCAAGGAATAGGATCCAGTGTCTGGTGGCCTAATCGTGATCACCCAGCAGACGAAGTGGACAGCCTAGACATGCATGTTACAGTACCTAAAGATCTTGTAGATGTATCTAATGGACGATTAGTGGGTATAGATAGTACAACATCTTCAAAAACTTATCACTGGGCTGTGAGAAATCCTATAAATAATTACGGAGTTAATCTTAATATAGGAGATTATGTAAACTTCTCTGAGGTATATAAAGGTGAGAATGGGCAACTAGAAATGAGCTACTGGGTACTTCGTGAAGATGAGGAAAAAGCGAGAGCTCAGTTTACACAAGCCCCTATGATGATGGAAGCTTTTGAACATTGGTTTGGTCCTTATCCATTCTATGAAGATAGTTTTAAACTCGTGCAAGCTCCTTACTTAGGCATGGAACATCAAAGCTCTGTAACTTATGGAAACAAGTTTGAGAATGGCTATTTAGGAAGAGATTTATCTGGTACAGGACAAGGACTCAAATTTGATTTTATAATCATACATGAATCTGGTCATGAATGGTTTGCAAACAACATTACAAATAAGGATGTTGCAGATATGTGGATTCATGAGAGCTTCACTAACTACTCAGAAAATCTATATCTAGATTATCATTTTGGAAAAGACGCTGCTAGCGAATATGTAATTGGACTGCGTAAAAACATTAGAAATGATAGACCGATCATAGGCACTTACGATGTAAATCGCTCTGGAAGTGGCGACATGTACTATAAAGGTGCAAATATGCTACACACCATACGCACCATTGTAAATAATGATGAGCTATGGCGAGAGACGTTGCGTGGACTTAATAAAGAGTTTTATCATAAAACTACCACAAGCGCAATGGTAGAAGATTTTATGTCTAAAAAACTGAATCAGAACCTCACTCCTATATTTGATCAGTATTTAAGAACGGTAAAAATCCCAACCTTTGAATATAAAGTGAGTAAAAAGAAGCTGAGTTATCGCTACACAAATGTGATAAGTGATTTCTCTATGCCACTTTCTATAAAGATAAATGGTACATTACAATGGCTCGCGCCTACAGATCAGTGGCAAGAGTTTAAAATGTCTAAGAAAATAATTGACATGAGTATACCAGAGGATTTCTATATACATACAAGGAAACTGTAG